In Nitrospira sp., one genomic interval encodes:
- the arfB gene encoding aminoacyl-tRNA hydrolase → MLVISGSVTIPDGEIELSAVRSQGPGGQHVNKVSSAIHLRFNVVESSLPPLYKARLLALRDHRLSREGVITIKVQEFRSQERNRALALDRLRELILQATRSRAPRRPTKPTKGSTQRRLESKAKRARVKSLRGRPAEQ, encoded by the coding sequence ATGTTGGTGATTTCCGGCTCGGTGACGATTCCGGATGGGGAAATCGAACTGTCGGCCGTTCGCTCGCAGGGGCCGGGCGGGCAACATGTCAATAAGGTTTCGTCCGCGATACACCTTCGTTTCAACGTCGTCGAGTCCTCCCTTCCGCCGCTGTACAAAGCTCGGCTGCTGGCCCTGCGAGACCATCGCCTCAGCCGAGAGGGGGTGATCACGATCAAGGTGCAGGAGTTTCGGAGCCAGGAGCGAAACCGGGCCCTCGCGTTGGACCGGCTGCGCGAACTGATTCTGCAGGCCACGCGGTCGCGTGCGCCGCGTCGCCCGACCAAGCCGACCAAAGGTTCCACGCAACGGAGGTTGGAGAGCAAGGCAAAGCGGGCTCGGGTGAAATCGCTGAGAGGAAGGCCAGCCGAGCAATGA
- a CDS encoding fatty acid desaturase yields MQRPSHSAVPVDVVNRIHHKFWTYLLFWSVVIGSMVAVPAYGFIFGYSWLDWTMFAVLYVISGLGITVGYHRLLTHRSFDCPDWVKACLLVAGGWALQNSGAKWTADHLRHHAHCDDPADPYNAQRGFWYSHCGWLLDPVPCADERFGSRVMQDRVAMWQHRNYVLIVLVGLALPLVIGYIHNGWHGAFGGFMLAGVGRTFAVLNSTFCINSVCHIWGAQPYGKGDSSRDSWLVSLLTFGEGYHNYHHTYPSDYRNGPLWYNFDPSKWVIYLLWKVGLASSLRTASSQASAGARSHAT; encoded by the coding sequence GTGCAACGGCCGTCCCACAGCGCGGTTCCGGTTGATGTCGTCAACCGCATCCACCACAAATTTTGGACCTATCTCCTCTTTTGGTCGGTCGTCATCGGCTCAATGGTGGCGGTTCCGGCCTACGGGTTCATCTTCGGCTATTCCTGGCTGGACTGGACCATGTTCGCCGTCCTCTACGTGATCAGCGGCCTGGGCATCACTGTGGGATATCATCGGCTCTTGACCCATCGTAGTTTCGACTGTCCGGACTGGGTGAAGGCCTGCTTGCTGGTCGCGGGTGGATGGGCCCTCCAAAATTCAGGAGCCAAATGGACTGCGGACCACCTGCGCCACCATGCCCATTGCGACGACCCAGCAGACCCCTATAACGCCCAGCGTGGCTTTTGGTACAGCCACTGCGGCTGGCTGCTCGATCCGGTGCCCTGTGCCGACGAACGATTCGGCTCACGGGTCATGCAAGACCGCGTGGCCATGTGGCAACACCGGAATTATGTCCTCATTGTGCTGGTGGGATTGGCGCTGCCCCTCGTCATTGGCTACATCCACAACGGCTGGCACGGGGCATTCGGGGGATTCATGCTGGCCGGCGTCGGACGGACCTTCGCCGTGCTCAACTCTACCTTTTGTATCAATTCGGTCTGCCACATCTGGGGCGCGCAACCCTATGGCAAGGGAGATTCAAGCCGCGACTCCTGGCTGGTTTCGCTCCTGACCTTCGGCGAGGGTTACCATAACTATCACCACACCTATCCGAGCGACTACCGCAACGGACCCTTGTGGTACAACTTCGATCCCTCGAAATGGGTCATCTACCTGCTCTGGAAGGTGGGGCTCGCCTCCTCGCTTCGAACCGCGTCATCCCAGGCTTCAGCCGGGGCTCGGAGCCACGCCACCTAG
- a CDS encoding PilZ domain-containing protein yields the protein METIGAPASFPIDLRQYPRVRIPAPFVCSLSRLGLAKWLMRGGHDIGVVFDVSMKGAKVMSEAGMQRGDRLSVSLALPNQASPMLVEEAAVRWEKDQVYGLEFVAISPVAEMRLKKFMALTTKPVI from the coding sequence ATGGAGACCATCGGCGCCCCGGCTTCGTTCCCCATCGACTTGCGGCAATATCCACGCGTGCGCATTCCTGCGCCGTTTGTCTGCTCGCTCTCGCGGTTGGGGCTCGCCAAGTGGCTGATGCGCGGCGGCCATGATATCGGCGTTGTGTTCGATGTCTCGATGAAGGGGGCCAAGGTGATGAGCGAGGCCGGGATGCAGCGCGGCGACCGCCTGTCGGTCAGCCTCGCCCTGCCCAACCAAGCTTCGCCGATGTTGGTGGAGGAAGCCGCGGTCCGCTGGGAAAAGGATCAGGTCTATGGATTGGAATTTGTCGCGATCTCTCCAGTGGCCGAAATGCGGCTGAAAAAGTTTATGGCCCTCACGACCAAACCCGTGATCTAG
- the lpxL gene encoding LpxL/LpxP family Kdo(2)-lipid IV(A) lauroyl/palmitoleoyl acyltransferase: protein MSRTKSRHHRPHHRLYHPLYWPTWIGLGLFRMLALLPYHWQLALGRQCGRLLHSLLTKRREIVRINLSLCFPGQGQKERDRVALHCFESMGMGVVEIALAWWAKDPRDHCACAIKGLEHIREALQRGKGVLLCGAHLHTAELAGRFMSLEQPVAIVYRPQNDVVAEMVSSRCRSRYYSELIQHRDMRGILRALSHNRVVWYAPDIDAGSKRSVFAPFFGVQAASLTATSRLARVSGAAVIPCFYYRRNDGTGYDIEVGEALDHFPSGEVLQDTVRINHLIEGAVSRVPEQYFWQHRRFKSRPPGEPPIYKK from the coding sequence ATGTCCAGAACGAAGTCCCGACACCACCGGCCGCATCACCGGCTCTACCACCCCCTGTACTGGCCGACCTGGATCGGGTTGGGCCTCTTCCGCATGCTGGCGCTGCTTCCCTATCACTGGCAGTTGGCGCTCGGACGGCAATGCGGCCGCCTGTTGCACAGTTTGCTGACGAAACGGCGCGAGATCGTCCGGATCAACTTGTCCCTCTGCTTTCCTGGCCAGGGACAGAAAGAGCGGGACCGGGTCGCCTTGCATTGCTTCGAGTCCATGGGCATGGGGGTTGTGGAGATCGCGCTGGCCTGGTGGGCGAAAGATCCTCGTGATCACTGCGCCTGTGCCATCAAGGGTCTGGAACATATCCGGGAGGCGCTTCAGCGTGGGAAAGGCGTGTTACTGTGCGGCGCTCATCTGCATACGGCCGAACTTGCCGGACGATTCATGTCGTTGGAGCAACCGGTGGCCATCGTCTATCGACCGCAGAACGATGTGGTGGCGGAAATGGTGTCGAGCCGGTGCCGCAGCCGCTACTATTCCGAGCTGATCCAGCACCGCGACATGCGCGGGATCCTGCGGGCGCTCTCACACAATCGCGTCGTGTGGTATGCGCCGGACATCGATGCAGGGTCGAAACGGAGCGTGTTCGCTCCGTTCTTCGGTGTGCAGGCGGCTTCGCTCACGGCGACGTCGCGTTTGGCCAGGGTGAGCGGCGCGGCGGTCATCCCCTGTTTCTACTATCGACGGAACGACGGCACGGGGTATGACATTGAGGTGGGGGAGGCTCTCGACCACTTTCCGTCGGGCGAAGTGTTGCAGGATACCGTGCGCATCAACCACCTGATCGAGGGCGCCGTCAGTCGAGTCCCCGAGCAATATTTCTGGCAGCATCGTCGATTCAAGAGCCGTCCGCCCGGCGAGCCTCCCATCTATAAAAAATAA
- a CDS encoding PilZ domain-containing protein: MDQIDQVPDKGIDLRHHARCAVPPTCLLSFRRFAPSLASQGDPEGEGLVLDLSIGGCSIQSEAAVQLGDALTVILLLAGETSPIMVDLALVRWADGSRFGLEFISMGTAELQQLQRFLVSVEGRG; this comes from the coding sequence ATGGACCAGATCGACCAGGTTCCTGACAAGGGCATCGACCTCCGCCACCATGCACGCTGTGCCGTTCCGCCGACCTGCCTGCTGTCGTTTCGGCGGTTTGCACCGTCCCTGGCATCGCAGGGCGATCCGGAAGGCGAAGGGCTGGTGCTCGATCTCTCGATCGGGGGGTGCAGCATTCAAAGTGAGGCGGCGGTTCAGCTTGGTGATGCCTTGACCGTGATTTTGTTGTTGGCGGGCGAGACCTCTCCCATCATGGTCGATTTGGCGTTAGTACGTTGGGCTGACGGTTCACGCTTCGGACTGGAGTTCATATCGATGGGAACGGCCGAATTGCAGCAGCTGCAGCGGTTTCTCGTCAGCGTTGAAGGCCGCGGCTGA
- a CDS encoding PilZ domain-containing protein: MEVMKNLRKSRRVAVDCRLAFNGEDDISGEAEVVDLSFTGCMGRSEQVMQPGIQMKVSLFLSDGHDWPVRVDEAIVRWARGGEFGMEFVSMRPPQLQRIQQFLIKAKPLGRGPDEA, translated from the coding sequence ATGGAAGTTATGAAAAATCTTCGAAAGTCGCGCCGCGTAGCGGTTGATTGTCGATTGGCGTTCAACGGGGAGGATGACATCTCGGGGGAGGCGGAGGTCGTAGATCTTTCCTTCACCGGCTGTATGGGCAGGTCCGAGCAGGTCATGCAACCGGGAATCCAGATGAAGGTCTCTTTGTTTCTGTCCGACGGGCATGACTGGCCGGTTCGAGTAGACGAAGCGATCGTGAGATGGGCGAGGGGCGGGGAGTTCGGCATGGAGTTCGTCTCCATGCGGCCGCCGCAACTGCAACGCATCCAGCAATTTCTCATCAAGGCCAAACCGCTAGGAAGAGGCCCGGACGAAGCCTGA
- a CDS encoding ABC transporter permease, with product MVERVGRTIIAGYAYLADLAALSTQACFDLVLPSKQGRRETLRVLSRQVLFTGVDALPVTTVIALLLGIIIITQAGTQLPRLGAGGLVGSIIVVTVIRELGPLLTAFIVVGRSGTAIATELGNMSVTREVMALRLMGIPISRFVIMPRIVGMVLSMICLTLYFDVVAVLGGYLVANAELTIPLSAFLDGVVKALSSTDVVLTVLKGVGFGAAVAAVCCRHGLAVGSSFTEVPQQTTRAMINSIVLCLVIDVLITVPLYL from the coding sequence ATGGTCGAGCGGGTGGGACGCACCATCATCGCGGGTTACGCGTACCTGGCCGATTTAGCCGCGCTGTCTACGCAGGCCTGTTTCGACTTGGTCCTGCCGTCCAAGCAGGGGCGTCGCGAAACCCTACGAGTGCTGAGCAGGCAGGTTCTGTTCACCGGCGTCGATGCCCTTCCGGTGACGACCGTCATTGCCCTCCTCCTCGGCATCATCATCATTACTCAGGCGGGAACGCAGCTGCCTCGACTTGGCGCCGGTGGGCTCGTGGGGAGCATCATCGTGGTGACGGTCATTCGAGAGCTCGGTCCGTTGCTGACGGCCTTTATCGTGGTCGGCCGATCCGGCACGGCCATTGCGACCGAGCTGGGGAATATGTCGGTCACCCGGGAGGTCATGGCGCTTCGGCTCATGGGGATTCCGATCAGTCGATTTGTCATCATGCCGCGAATTGTCGGGATGGTGCTGTCGATGATCTGTCTCACCCTCTACTTCGATGTGGTGGCGGTGCTCGGTGGGTATCTCGTCGCCAATGCAGAGCTCACCATTCCCCTCTCAGCCTTTCTCGACGGCGTGGTCAAGGCGCTCTCCTCGACGGATGTCGTGTTGACCGTTCTGAAGGGAGTGGGCTTCGGTGCCGCGGTAGCGGCGGTCTGTTGCCGCCATGGGCTGGCGGTCGGATCGTCCTTCACCGAAGTCCCGCAACAGACCACGCGGGCGATGATCAATTCGATCGTGTTGTGTCTGGTCATCGATGTCCTGATTACGGTGCCGCTGTACCTATGA
- a CDS encoding ATP-binding cassette domain-containing protein, with protein sequence MALWFDRVAMVLTGSRFRLDLNVRIEAGTCVILVGPSRSGKSAAMELAAGVASPESGRVVMLGYDWAQLEEEARILLRSRVGVVLQQPGLLSNMTLFNNVALPLRYHRPSMAEGERERLVMSHLERLGVAESLDRFPADLNQGEVRRGAVARAMVLGPEVLVLDDPVAGLDAEAVLRLRTYVNQERAVRSLTVVAALRGYSPFMEEADRLLLLCDGLVEADGPQVKVASEVSDRFQSYVQESLARESGSELKG encoded by the coding sequence ATGGCGCTTTGGTTCGATCGGGTGGCGATGGTGTTGACCGGCAGCCGCTTTCGGCTCGACCTGAATGTGCGGATTGAGGCCGGAACGTGTGTGATCCTGGTAGGACCCAGCCGATCGGGCAAAAGCGCAGCGATGGAACTGGCTGCGGGCGTGGCGTCGCCTGAATCCGGTCGGGTGGTGATGCTGGGGTATGACTGGGCGCAGCTGGAGGAGGAGGCGAGGATCCTCCTCCGGTCTCGGGTGGGGGTCGTTTTGCAGCAGCCGGGACTGCTGAGCAATATGACGCTGTTCAACAATGTCGCGTTGCCCCTGCGGTATCACCGGCCATCGATGGCGGAAGGGGAGCGGGAGCGTCTGGTCATGTCGCATTTGGAACGGTTGGGAGTGGCAGAGAGCCTGGACCGGTTTCCGGCCGACTTGAATCAAGGCGAGGTGCGGCGGGGCGCTGTGGCCCGCGCGATGGTATTGGGCCCAGAGGTGCTGGTGCTGGATGATCCCGTCGCCGGTTTGGATGCCGAGGCGGTGCTCCGGCTGAGAACCTATGTGAATCAGGAGCGGGCGGTCCGTTCCTTGACGGTCGTTGCTGCCTTGCGCGGATACTCTCCCTTCATGGAAGAGGCAGACCGCCTGTTGCTGCTTTGCGATGGGCTGGTGGAGGCCGATGGTCCGCAGGTGAAGGTAGCGAGCGAGGTGTCCGACCGGTTTCAATCGTATGTGCAGGAAAGCTTGGCGAGGGAGTCGGGTTCTGAGCTGAAGGGATAA
- a CDS encoding MCE family protein, with translation MHYSHRLSSGRVAQIVGTFVLIPALILVTAAFWMSKTEHLFSPKYHLKASLSKSYGLEPGAPVVVSGIRIGRVEQVDLNDRGTVDVLLRLLTRYQEMVRDNSELRITKSGVLVGQTQVEIGMGTSTSPVLPDGAPIHVVEPRDIGDLVNEVEPVLAAVKQTLLRVDQMTQDLQSGLQAGNKALEQVAQATKDLPAVVASVQRTVGSLEQTATALPAMTGSVKRTLSMVDRVTADVQHTTSQLPALLDSTRSTLTSVKRLSDSVEEVSQELLPVVQTAQVTLADLSVLVRGAKQTFPFNRFAQNAGPPPKDRASPAAPTLPSLRGDQIRP, from the coding sequence ATGCATTACTCCCATCGGTTGTCGAGCGGGCGCGTGGCGCAGATTGTGGGAACGTTCGTGCTGATTCCGGCATTGATTCTGGTGACGGCGGCTTTCTGGATGTCCAAGACCGAGCATCTGTTTTCGCCGAAGTATCACCTCAAGGCCAGCCTGAGCAAGTCCTACGGCCTGGAGCCGGGGGCGCCGGTCGTGGTGTCCGGCATCAGGATCGGACGAGTGGAGCAGGTCGACCTCAACGATCGTGGAACGGTCGATGTTCTGCTGCGGCTGTTGACGCGTTATCAAGAGATGGTAAGGGACAATTCAGAATTGCGCATCACCAAGAGCGGCGTGCTGGTGGGGCAGACCCAAGTGGAAATCGGCATGGGTACTTCCACCAGCCCTGTCCTGCCTGACGGTGCCCCCATCCATGTCGTCGAACCGCGAGATATCGGTGACCTCGTCAATGAGGTCGAACCGGTCTTGGCGGCGGTGAAACAGACGTTGCTGCGGGTCGACCAGATGACACAGGATCTTCAAAGCGGGCTCCAAGCCGGGAACAAGGCTCTTGAGCAAGTGGCCCAAGCGACGAAAGACCTGCCTGCGGTCGTGGCCTCAGTCCAGCGCACGGTGGGGTCGTTAGAGCAGACCGCAACCGCCCTTCCGGCGATGACCGGCTCGGTCAAGCGCACCCTGAGCATGGTAGATCGAGTCACGGCCGATGTGCAACACACGACGAGTCAATTGCCGGCCTTGTTGGACAGTACACGATCGACCTTGACCAGCGTGAAGCGTCTGTCCGATTCGGTTGAAGAAGTGAGCCAGGAGTTGCTCCCGGTCGTGCAGACGGCGCAGGTGACGTTGGCGGACCTGTCTGTCCTGGTGCGAGGAGCGAAACAGACGTTTCCGTTCAACCGATTTGCCCAAAACGCCGGGCCTCCTCCCAAAGACCGGGCCTCGCCCGCTGCTCCCACGCTTCCCAGCTTGCGAGGCGATCAGATCCGGCCATGA
- a CDS encoding tetratricopeptide repeat protein: MMKLSLAVGLRWCFLTGSLFVGCTGPPPSPGLSEQEPKASPVQALREQGHRWLAKGDLGRAGEFFLSARRMAERLDDNPSLIGVLHDLGAVASGRGDGASELEYQMQALAIAQAYGNQALLVESLTTLGAARHRVGQPAAAEQLYRQALELALRTEDRAAAAALRNNLGLLRLERGDPEQAEALFRQALALNEALGDGAGAASNHVNLGLAAERRQAYDAAEGEYLQALESDKAAERQPEIAADLLRLGRVAGRQGFHDRTLDYSKRAYRSYSAQGNLLHARSALAQAMEAAERLGRKEEVLRLERELNGPAAVSRPR, encoded by the coding sequence ATGATGAAGCTGTCGCTTGCCGTTGGTCTTCGCTGGTGCTTCCTAACGGGATCACTATTCGTCGGCTGCACGGGCCCACCTCCATCCCCTGGACTTTCCGAACAGGAGCCGAAGGCCTCGCCGGTGCAGGCATTGCGCGAGCAGGGCCATCGATGGCTCGCCAAGGGGGACCTTGGGCGGGCCGGGGAGTTCTTCCTGTCGGCTCGACGGATGGCGGAACGGCTTGATGACAACCCGAGCCTCATCGGTGTCCTGCATGACCTGGGAGCTGTTGCTTCCGGGCGAGGGGATGGAGCGTCCGAACTCGAATACCAGATGCAGGCTTTGGCCATTGCGCAGGCATATGGAAATCAGGCCCTGCTGGTTGAAAGCCTTACCACTCTGGGAGCGGCGCGGCATCGAGTCGGACAACCGGCTGCCGCCGAACAACTCTACCGGCAGGCTTTGGAACTGGCTCTGCGGACGGAGGATCGTGCGGCTGCGGCGGCGTTGCGGAACAATCTAGGCTTGTTGCGGCTCGAGCGGGGTGATCCCGAGCAGGCCGAAGCCCTGTTTCGCCAGGCTTTGGCTCTCAATGAGGCATTGGGCGATGGGGCTGGGGCGGCGAGCAACCACGTCAACCTGGGGTTGGCGGCGGAACGGCGACAGGCGTATGACGCAGCAGAGGGCGAATACCTACAGGCCTTGGAGTCGGACAAGGCGGCGGAACGCCAGCCTGAGATTGCGGCCGACTTGCTGCGGCTGGGCCGAGTGGCCGGTCGCCAGGGGTTCCACGATCGCACCTTGGACTACTCGAAGCGAGCCTACCGGAGTTACTCTGCTCAGGGAAACCTTTTGCATGCGAGATCGGCCTTGGCGCAGGCCATGGAGGCCGCGGAACGGCTGGGGCGGAAAGAGGAAGTCCTGCGCCTGGAACGTGAGTTGAATGGGCCGGCGGCTGTTTCTCGACCGAGATAG
- a CDS encoding GspE/PulE family protein, with translation MQPKPPLPGVADTPLKSNFAENVKRISSQILAASDLDQILLDLRHEILGCFDAEDLTLFVVDAEKKEIFSKVPHLDAVQEVRIPITEQSLAGFCAKYLRPVNVGDAYSQAELSVIHPALTHDPAYDKSTGFKTKQVLTYPIVAENKFLMGVIQLLNKKSGGRFTRKDEECVAEIAKSLGTAFYSLRKTSKKAPSKFDYLLTAGKISQNDLDNALAEAKKGTSDIESLLIEKYKVPKADLGKSLAQFHKCPYIEYNERTIADIELLKNLNVDYLKKNHWMPLKRDRSAIEILTDDPGDLDRVQDIKRTFPGLNIRFAVSLRRDIALFLTSTGGAPEPSTKLNENVSDILGELVNEAQAEAAEDASTAGLDENDNAIVRLANQIIADAFRQGTSDIHIEPYGDKRDTIVRFRVDGDCFEYMKIPPSYRRAIVSRLKIMASLDIAERRKPQDGKIKFKLGDNKEIELRVATIPTAGYNEDVVMRILAASEPIPVEKMGFSERNLREIKNIAAKPYGIILCVGPTGSGKTTTLHSVLGYINTPDIKIWTAEDPVEITQYGLRQVQVNPKIGFTFAGAMRAFLRADPDVIMVGEMRDKETADTGIEASLTGHLVLSTLHTNSAVETITRLLDMGCDSFSFADAMLGVLAQRLARRICKDCKEAYQPSQEEFEELRQGYGAEFWDKRGIVYDSSFRLYRGKGCDVCNRSGLKGRVALHELLLGTDDMKRLIQNKAKTEEMLRLGMAEGMTTLVQDGIEKVLQGHTTYKEVKAVAIK, from the coding sequence ATGCAGCCCAAACCTCCGCTTCCCGGTGTTGCCGACACGCCCCTCAAATCCAATTTCGCCGAAAACGTCAAGCGAATCAGTTCACAAATTCTCGCCGCCTCCGATCTCGATCAGATCCTGCTCGACCTCCGCCATGAGATCCTGGGATGCTTCGACGCAGAAGATCTCACCCTGTTCGTGGTCGACGCGGAAAAGAAAGAGATTTTCTCCAAAGTGCCGCATCTGGATGCCGTGCAAGAAGTGCGCATTCCGATTACCGAGCAAAGCCTCGCAGGGTTCTGCGCGAAATACCTTCGACCAGTGAACGTAGGAGACGCATACAGCCAAGCGGAACTGAGCGTGATTCACCCCGCGCTCACACACGACCCTGCCTACGATAAGAGCACCGGCTTCAAGACGAAACAGGTCCTCACCTATCCGATCGTAGCCGAGAATAAGTTCCTAATGGGTGTGATCCAGCTGCTGAACAAAAAAAGCGGCGGTCGTTTCACGCGGAAGGATGAGGAATGTGTCGCGGAAATCGCCAAGTCGCTCGGGACCGCCTTCTACAGCCTTCGCAAGACATCCAAGAAAGCCCCGTCGAAGTTCGATTATCTACTGACGGCCGGCAAAATCAGTCAGAACGACTTGGACAATGCACTCGCTGAAGCCAAAAAGGGGACTTCCGATATCGAATCCTTGTTGATCGAGAAGTACAAAGTCCCCAAAGCGGATCTCGGCAAGTCATTGGCCCAATTTCACAAGTGCCCCTACATCGAATATAACGAGCGCACCATCGCCGACATCGAACTCCTGAAGAACCTCAACGTCGACTACTTAAAAAAAAATCACTGGATGCCGCTCAAGCGGGACCGATCGGCGATTGAAATTCTCACCGATGACCCCGGTGACCTGGATCGCGTTCAGGACATCAAACGTACCTTCCCCGGCCTGAACATTCGCTTTGCCGTCAGCCTGCGGCGCGATATCGCCCTCTTTCTCACGAGCACCGGCGGTGCGCCGGAACCCAGCACCAAACTGAACGAGAATGTCTCCGACATTCTCGGCGAATTGGTGAACGAAGCACAGGCCGAGGCGGCGGAGGACGCCTCAACGGCAGGGCTGGACGAAAACGACAATGCCATCGTGCGCCTGGCGAACCAGATCATCGCCGATGCCTTCCGGCAAGGCACCTCCGACATTCATATCGAGCCGTACGGCGATAAACGCGACACCATCGTGCGCTTTCGAGTCGACGGTGACTGTTTCGAGTACATGAAGATCCCCCCGAGTTATCGCCGCGCCATTGTCTCGCGCTTGAAGATCATGGCCAGTCTCGACATCGCCGAACGACGCAAACCGCAGGACGGCAAGATTAAGTTCAAGCTCGGCGACAACAAAGAAATCGAGTTACGCGTCGCCACGATTCCTACAGCCGGATACAACGAAGACGTCGTCATGCGTATTCTCGCCGCGAGCGAACCGATTCCCGTGGAAAAAATGGGATTCTCAGAGCGGAACTTGCGCGAGATCAAAAATATTGCCGCGAAACCCTACGGCATCATCCTGTGCGTGGGCCCGACGGGATCCGGGAAAACCACCACGCTCCATTCCGTCTTGGGCTACATCAACACTCCGGACATCAAAATTTGGACGGCGGAAGACCCTGTTGAAATCACGCAATATGGGCTGCGCCAGGTTCAAGTGAACCCCAAAATCGGGTTCACGTTCGCCGGGGCGATGCGCGCCTTCCTGCGAGCCGACCCGGATGTCATCATGGTCGGTGAAATGCGCGACAAAGAGACCGCCGACACCGGCATCGAGGCCTCCCTCACGGGCCACCTCGTCCTCAGCACCCTCCATACGAACAGCGCCGTCGAAACCATCACCCGTTTGCTCGACATGGGATGCGATTCTTTCAGCTTCGCCGATGCCATGTTGGGCGTGCTGGCCCAACGGTTGGCGAGACGAATTTGCAAGGATTGCAAGGAAGCCTATCAACCGTCCCAGGAAGAGTTCGAGGAACTTCGACAGGGGTATGGGGCAGAGTTTTGGGACAAGCGCGGGATCGTGTATGACAGCTCGTTCCGCCTGTACCGCGGCAAGGGCTGTGACGTCTGCAATCGATCAGGCTTGAAGGGGCGGGTGGCCCTCCATGAGTTGTTGCTCGGAACCGACGACATGAAGCGGCTCATTCAGAACAAAGCCAAAACCGAGGAAATGCTCAGACTCGGCATGGCAGAAGGGATGACGACGTTGGTCCAAGACGGCATCGAAAAGGTCCTTCAGGGCCACACCACCTACAAGGAAGTCAAAGCCGTCGCCATCAAGTAG